One candidate division WOR-3 bacterium genomic window, GTACTCGGTGAAAACCAACATATAGTGACCACTTCCTTAGAACACAACGCAGTCATGAGACCCTTAAACCATCTCAGATCTTTAGGGAAATTGGAGTATTCGGTTGTCAGGGCATCCGAGAAGGGTGAAATAGACCCAAATGATTTCAAAAAATCAATATCGAAAAGAACGAAAATGTTTGTTGTCAACCACTGCTCTAACGTCATTGGTTCCCTCACGCCGGTTGAAGAAATAGGATATATAGCAAAGGAGAACGGGATTCTATTTCTTGTTGACGCCGCTCAGAGCGCCGGTGAATTCCAAATAGACTTAAAAAAAATGAACATTGATTTCTTGGCTTTGACTGGGCACAAAATGCTGTATGGACCGATGGGCACGGGAGCTCTCGTCCTGGGAGACAATGTTGATGAAATAAGACCTCTTAAAAGAGGGGGGACGGGAAGCTCTTCTTCCGAGGAGACGCAACCCGATTTCCTTCCCGACAGACTTGAAAGCGGAACGTTGAACGCAGTAGGAATAGCGGGTCTTCTCGCCGGTATTGACTGGATTCTAAATATTGGACAGGAAAAGATATATTCTACAATAAAGAAGAAGTTTTTAAAATTCATGGAATTGCTTGAGGATACACATACGATAGAAATTTTCAGGTCGTATTCCATTGAAAATCAGTCCGGGACGTTTTCTATAAGAATTAAAAACAGGGCGGTTAGCGACGTCGGCAGAATACTCGACGAAAAATACGGAATTATGTCGAGAGTCGGACTCCACTGCAGCCCATCATGCCACAAGACGATAGGCACGTATCCTCATGGCACCGTCAGGATTTCACCAAGTTATTTCACAGAAGAGGAAGAGATCCATAGAACTGTGAAGGCTTTGGATGAGATCGCAAAAGGGATTGAAAATGCCTGAAAACAAGGAATTCGGAGTAGTCCTGTTTTTCTCGGCCGCATCGGCTTTCAAGCTTGAAAAAAGGTTGAAGTCAAAAAACATATCTCATAAATTGATACCGGTTCCCAGGCATCTTGATTCTGACTGCGGAACAAGCCTCCGCTTTTTTTGGCAGGATTACGATTCTGTAGTAGAAGAAATAAAGACGGGAGAAATAGAAGTAAAAATTGTTTCGAAACTTTAATGAAAGGAGCCGAATGGACGAAAGAAAAAAAATATTCCTGACAAGCTTTTCGGAAAAGGCGGGTTGAGCTGCGAAAATAGGTCCGTGTGACCTAAAAGAACTGCTGTCGGAGCTTAATCTTTCTCTGGGACCTGAAGTGCTGGTCGGCTTAGAGAGCTCTGATGACGCCGGCGTCATTAAACTGGACGATGAAAGGGCTCTGGTTCAGACCGTGGATTTCATCACTCCCATAGTCGACGATCCATATTATTTCGGGAGAATAGCTGCGGCAAATTCCCTGAGCGATGTCTATGCGATGGGCGGAACACCTTTAACAGCGCTCAACATATGTCTTTTTCCGGTAACAAAACTCGAAAGTGAAAACCTGAAAAGAATATTGGCCGGAGCTCTGAGCGCCGTTGTTGAGGCGGGGGCATTTCTTGTTGGAGGGCACTCCATCGAAGACAAAGAGCTCAAATTCGGTCTTTCCGTAACAGGTATCGTTCACCCAAAAGGAATTTGGCGCAACAACACTCCTCAAAATGGAAACGGGTTGGTCCTGACGAAGCCTTTAGGAACAGGAATAATCTCGACAGCTATAAAAGCTGGAATGGCTGATGAAAAAGACGAAGCGGAAATAATCGTCTCCATGTCTTCTCTTAACAAAACCGCTTCTGAAGTAGCAAAAAAATATTCTCCGAGCGCCTGCACGGACGTCACGGGATTTGGTTTGATCGGTCATCTTTCTGAAATGATCTCTGGATCGGGGAAAGGAGCTTTGTTGAAATCTTCAGAAATTCCTTTGTTTTCTTCCGTTCTCGAACACGCTTCTTCAGGAATGATACCCGGCGGTGCCGGAGCAAACAAAAAAACTTTCGAATGTCGAGTGGATTGCTCAACGAAAATTGACGATCTTGTATATGATATTCTTTTCGATCCGCAGACTTCCGGTGGCCTTCTCCTGTCTGTCGCTGACCCAAACGGTTTTATAGAAGAATTAGCTTCAAAAGGAATAAAAGCATGGTCTATTGGGGAAATTAACGACAACTCCGAAAGAATAGAAATTAGATAAGTTTCGTCCTATTCTGTCCAGCCGTTGTGCTCGCTGTTGCCTCCCCACATAGCCCAACCCGTGTTGTCTTTATCCCCTGTGTCTATACAGAAAAGCTTGCCCAGTGTGGTGCCCCAGAAAACTTTTCCGTCCATTACGCTCGGCTGAAAAACGATTGGTTCACCGCAGTCGTGGCTCCAGATTACTTCTCCGGATTCAGCGTCAATACAGAATATTTCTCCTGAACTGCTTCCGACGAATATCTTACCGTTAACAATAGCCGGAGGGGTCAATGATCTTCCGTATTCGCAGGTGTCGTTGTTTTCGAATTCCCATATACTTTCGCCTGACAGAATGTCGTTTCTTCTCAAAAGGTTTCCTTGAGAACTGAAGAGGTCTGAATCGTAGACCACGGGTCTGGATCCCTGGTAAGACCATGCTCCGGAAACTGTGAAAACGCCGACATTTTGCTCTGCGAGCGAGAGATTCGCGGTCGAAGGAGCTGTCGAAAAACCGACCTGCGCGTCGAGATCAGCCTGCTGGCGAGCCGAAGCCGAAGTTCTGTCAGGGTTGAGATAGTCGGCTGTTATGTAGCTTATCTGTGTTTCGTTGAGCTGTTCTCCGGTTTCTTTTTCAAAATAACCGAAACCTTCGAACCTCTGTAAAATTCTCTCTCCTGTAGAATTTGTGATTTCTTCGTCCTGTCTCATGCTGGCGTATAACCTGTTACCGTCTATCCAGGGAGCTGAACTTGCGTTGTAGTTTTCCCTCCAGAGCTCGTGTCCGTCTTCAACGTCGTAGGAATAGACCATACCGTCAAAACTCGATAAATAAACCTCGTCCCCGGACACAACCGGAGCTGAAATTATGTCCGATACAATGCTCTTGCTCCAGATGTTTATGCCATTCATAAGGTCGAAACAAGCCAGAATATGCCCATTTGA contains:
- the selD gene encoding selenide, water dikinase SelD — protein: MDERKKIFLTSFSEKAGUAAKIGPCDLKELLSELNLSLGPEVLVGLESSDDAGVIKLDDERALVQTVDFITPIVDDPYYFGRIAAANSLSDVYAMGGTPLTALNICLFPVTKLESENLKRILAGALSAVVEAGAFLVGGHSIEDKELKFGLSVTGIVHPKGIWRNNTPQNGNGLVLTKPLGTGIISTAIKAGMADEKDEAEIIVSMSSLNKTASEVAKKYSPSACTDVTGFGLIGHLSEMISGSGKGALLKSSEIPLFSSVLEHASSGMIPGGAGANKKTFECRVDCSTKIDDLVYDILFDPQTSGGLLLSVADPNGFIEELASKGIKAWSIGEINDNSERIEIR
- a CDS encoding aminotransferase class V-fold PLP-dependent enzyme codes for the protein MSIIYLDNSATSWPKPREVTKAMKSFMEYPGSNSSRGSHRMSIESGRMVYECREKIALLFGQADPTKVIFTSNATEAVNTVLYGVLGENQHIVTTSLEHNAVMRPLNHLRSLGKLEYSVVRASEKGEIDPNDFKKSISKRTKMFVVNHCSNVIGSLTPVEEIGYIAKENGILFLVDAAQSAGEFQIDLKKMNIDFLALTGHKMLYGPMGTGALVLGDNVDEIRPLKRGGTGSSSSEETQPDFLPDRLESGTLNAVGIAGLLAGIDWILNIGQEKIYSTIKKKFLKFMELLEDTHTIEIFRSYSIENQSGTFSIRIKNRAVSDVGRILDEKYGIMSRVGLHCSPSCHKTIGTYPHGTVRISPSYFTEEEEIHRTVKALDEIAKGIENA
- a CDS encoding PQQ-binding-like beta-propeller repeat protein, with amino-acid sequence MKTLFSIKSVFSTAFLFFFCRIFALQNQMTELMLSIQDQIYYQTQDPNYEIEGEPCVVKNPEEYSEYLPLTFRTRDGMKGWTLQLPEGLPLATPAYENGVLFIGGGFGSYSFYAIDAENGEIKWAVHTGDDGPTAAVVKNGIVVFNTESCIIYALRARDGKNLWHHWLGDPLMSQPSISGRRVFMAYPGSNGHILACFDLMNGINIWSKSIVSDIISAPVVSGDEVYLSSFDGMVYSYDVEDGHELWRENYNASSAPWIDGNRLYASMRQDEEITNSTGERILQRFEGFGYFEKETGEQLNETQISYITADYLNPDRTSASARQQADLDAQVGFSTAPSTANLSLAEQNVGVFTVSGAWSYQGSRPVVYDSDLFSSQGNLLRRNDILSGESIWEFENNDTCEYGRSLTPPAIVNGKIFVGSSSGEIFCIDAESGEVIWSHDCGEPIVFQPSVMDGKVFWGTTLGKLFCIDTGDKDNTGWAMWGGNSEHNGWTE
- a CDS encoding DUF3343 domain-containing protein; amino-acid sequence: MPENKEFGVVLFFSAASAFKLEKRLKSKNISHKLIPVPRHLDSDCGTSLRFFWQDYDSVVEEIKTGEIEVKIVSKL